The following are encoded in a window of Candidatus Tanganyikabacteria bacterium genomic DNA:
- a CDS encoding type II toxin-antitoxin system PemK/MazF family toxin, which translates to MLTSNLKRARDPGNVLLKASATGLDAESVANVSQIFTIGRSELTERIGRLSPAQVATLLRGVDLVLGR; encoded by the coding sequence TTGCTGACGTCCAATCTCAAACGCGCGCGCGATCCCGGAAACGTGCTGTTGAAGGCGAGTGCGACCGGGCTGGACGCGGAATCGGTGGCCAACGTCTCGCAGATTTTCACCATTGGCCGATCAGAGCTGACCGAGCGTATCGGTCGCCTATCTCCTGCTCAAGTTGCCACGTTGCTGCGAGGCGTCGATCTGGTGCTGGGCAGGTAG